A single window of Sphingobacterium sp. ML3W DNA harbors:
- a CDS encoding GNAT family N-acetyltransferase, whose translation MELFWKHKAFSELTTEELYRILQLRVNIFVNEQQCFYPELDDKDFHCSHLWAEIGHEIIVYARLVPPSFSYPEPSIGRIVTNPSFRGNHYGKSLVEKAITLTYEKHGQTAIQIGAQTYLKKFYGCFGFEQVSEEYLDFGIPHIDMIKP comes from the coding sequence ATGGAATTATTTTGGAAACATAAGGCTTTCTCCGAATTGACTACGGAAGAATTATATCGCATTCTGCAATTACGGGTAAATATTTTTGTCAATGAACAACAATGTTTTTACCCAGAATTGGACGATAAAGATTTCCATTGCTCCCATCTTTGGGCAGAAATCGGCCATGAAATTATTGTTTATGCGAGACTTGTACCACCAAGTTTCTCTTATCCGGAGCCATCTATTGGACGTATAGTCACGAACCCTTCCTTCAGGGGAAATCATTATGGCAAATCGCTCGTAGAAAAAGCAATTACCCTAACTTACGAAAAACATGGCCAGACAGCTATTCAGATCGGTGCTCAGACCTATTTAAAGAAATTTTATGGTTGCTTTGGATTTGAACAAGTATCAGAAGAATACTTGGATTTCGGAATCCCCCACATTGATATGATAAAACCCTAA
- a CDS encoding GatB/YqeY domain-containing protein — MALEEKINQDIKAAMIAKDASKLRGLRAVKAAILLAKTEKGHSEELTEETEIKVLQKLVKQRKESAEIYKDQNREDLYAIEVEEQEVIEAYLPQQLSKEEVEKIIKEIISTTGASSVKDMGKVMAAANQQLAGKADGRTISELVKGLLA, encoded by the coding sequence ATGGCTTTAGAAGAAAAAATCAATCAGGATATTAAAGCAGCGATGATCGCAAAAGATGCGAGTAAATTACGTGGCTTACGTGCTGTGAAAGCAGCAATTTTACTAGCAAAGACTGAAAAAGGTCATAGCGAAGAATTGACAGAAGAAACAGAAATCAAAGTTCTTCAGAAATTAGTTAAACAACGTAAAGAATCTGCTGAGATTTACAAAGATCAAAACAGAGAAGATTTATATGCGATTGAGGTCGAAGAACAGGAAGTTATTGAAGCATACTTACCACAACAATTAAGTAAGGAAGAAGTCGAGAAGATTATCAAGGAAATCATCAGTACTACCGGAGCATCCTCGGTGAAAGATATGGGAAAAGTAATGGCAGCTGCTAACCAACAATTGGCAGGGAAAGCTGATGGCCGCACCATCTCTGAACTTGTAAAAGGATTATTAGCTTAA
- a CDS encoding SDR family NAD(P)-dependent oxidoreductase yields the protein MSKTIFITGASSGIGEACAEVFAHEGFNLLLCARRFQRLEEIKDRLTKQYPKLAIHIFELDVRNYDEVKTKIDNLPEEWKNINVLINNAGLSQGLDAIQDGDIGDWDSMIDTNVKGLLYVTKTVIPLLENQEGAHIVNLGSIAAKEVYPNGNVYCASKHAVDALNQAMRIDLLSKGIKVTGINPGMVETEFSEVRFKGDKDRAKNVYSGIEALTGKDIAETISFVISRPQHVNINDLIIMPTAQASGTIINRK from the coding sequence ATGTCAAAGACAATATTCATCACAGGGGCAAGTTCAGGTATCGGAGAAGCTTGTGCCGAAGTCTTCGCACATGAAGGGTTTAACTTATTACTTTGCGCTCGTCGCTTCCAAAGATTAGAAGAAATCAAGGATAGGTTGACAAAGCAATACCCGAAACTCGCTATTCACATCTTTGAACTTGATGTTCGTAATTACGATGAAGTAAAAACTAAAATAGATAACCTCCCTGAAGAATGGAAAAACATCAACGTCCTGATCAATAACGCGGGCCTAAGTCAAGGTTTGGATGCCATTCAAGATGGTGACATCGGCGATTGGGATAGTATGATTGACACCAACGTTAAAGGACTATTGTACGTAACAAAAACTGTCATACCCCTTTTAGAGAACCAAGAAGGAGCGCATATCGTCAATCTAGGATCAATCGCTGCTAAAGAGGTATACCCCAATGGAAACGTCTACTGCGCCAGTAAACATGCGGTAGATGCGCTAAATCAAGCGATGCGTATTGACTTACTTTCAAAGGGAATAAAAGTAACCGGTATCAACCCTGGAATGGTTGAAACAGAGTTTTCAGAAGTGCGCTTTAAGGGAGATAAGGATCGTGCGAAAAATGTATATTCAGGTATCGAAGCATTAACGGGAAAAGATATCGCAGAAACGATATCATTTGTCATCAGTAGACCCCAGCATGTCAACATCAATGACCTTATTATCATGCCTACTGCGCAGGCCTCAGGAACGATCATAAATAGAAAATAA